A genome region from Mycobacterium florentinum includes the following:
- a CDS encoding HAD family hydrolase: MALAITVASLSGCGDSGDHREGDASDNGCRTLAADPGWFGDNRDRLNAMIAKLGSCGKLEPETNDAPVALFDWDGTMVKNDIGSATFWWMVRNSKLRQPAGGNWSTTSQYLTTAAAAELAAACGALAPPGQPLPTGANPGCADELVSIAGDRQTRTGAPAFTGYNHRRINPAAAWGSQLLAGWTETDITGFAEAARRESLDAPEGTEQPVGSTRQTGWVRYYAQMRDLVATLQANGFDVRIISASPEPVVRVWAADLGISADHAMGTRTEHDGDVLTTRLALCGGEPSVPYNEGKRCRINEQVFGVQGAGAFDQLPEQRRQVLGSGDSDGDVTFVTDATALHLVINRNQIELMCRAYADLDGRWLVNPMFIGPVGVSPPYPCATQGFDAPDGGRAPLLRPDGSVVPDQQDRVHTG; this comes from the coding sequence ATGGCGTTGGCAATCACCGTGGCGTCACTGTCGGGCTGCGGCGATTCGGGCGACCATCGCGAAGGCGACGCCAGCGACAACGGCTGCCGCACCCTGGCCGCCGATCCCGGCTGGTTTGGCGACAACCGGGACCGGCTCAACGCGATGATCGCCAAGCTGGGCAGCTGCGGCAAGCTGGAGCCCGAGACGAACGACGCGCCGGTGGCGCTCTTCGACTGGGACGGCACCATGGTGAAGAACGACATCGGCTCCGCGACCTTCTGGTGGATGGTGCGCAACTCGAAGCTGCGTCAGCCCGCCGGCGGAAATTGGAGCACGACAAGCCAATACCTCACCACGGCGGCGGCCGCGGAATTGGCCGCTGCCTGTGGCGCGCTGGCGCCCCCGGGCCAGCCGCTGCCGACGGGAGCCAACCCCGGGTGTGCCGACGAACTGGTCTCGATAGCCGGCGATCGCCAGACCCGCACGGGCGCACCGGCATTCACCGGTTACAACCATCGACGCATCAACCCCGCCGCCGCCTGGGGCTCGCAACTGCTGGCCGGCTGGACCGAGACCGATATCACCGGCTTCGCCGAAGCGGCCCGGCGGGAAAGCCTGGACGCGCCCGAGGGCACCGAACAACCGGTGGGCAGCACCCGCCAAACCGGGTGGGTGCGCTACTACGCTCAGATGCGAGATCTCGTTGCCACGCTGCAGGCCAACGGATTTGACGTCCGAATCATCTCCGCCTCGCCCGAGCCGGTGGTGCGAGTCTGGGCCGCCGATCTCGGAATCTCCGCCGACCATGCGATGGGCACCCGCACCGAACACGACGGCGACGTCCTGACTACGCGGTTGGCGCTGTGCGGTGGGGAACCGTCGGTTCCGTATAACGAGGGCAAGCGCTGTCGGATCAACGAGCAAGTCTTCGGCGTCCAGGGGGCGGGCGCCTTCGACCAGCTACCCGAGCAGCGGCGCCAGGTCCTCGGGTCCGGCGACTCCGATGGAGACGTCACCTTCGTCACCGACGCCACCGCGCTGCACCTGGTGATCAATCGCAACCAGATCGAGTTGATGTGCCGGGCCTACGCCGATCTGGACGGACGATGGCTGGTCAACCCGATGTTCATCGGCCCCGTGGGCGTGAGCCCGCCCTACCCCTGCGCGACACAGGGTTTCGACGCGCCTGACGGCGGCCGGGCACCGCTGCTCCGTCCCGACGGCAGCGTCGTCCCCGACCAACAGGACCGGGTGCACACCGGGTAA
- a CDS encoding MCE family protein, which translates to MDPRRGPPYKTVGLVTIVVMGLVGFVLYAQFRGDFTPKTKLTMVVARAGLVMDPGSKVTYNGVEIGRVAGISEITRAGQPAAEVVLDVTPRYVNMIPANVAAEVKASTVFGNKYVALSSPKNPAPQSITPSMVIDATTVTTEFNTLFETLTSITEKIDPVKVNLTLSATAQALAGLGEKFGASLLNGNAILDDVNPQLPRLRFDIAQLAALGDTYADATPDLWDALEHAVTTARTLNRQQGDLDAALLAAAGLGNSGADVFGRSGPYFSRGATDLVPTAQLLDEYSPEIFCTIRNFNEVAPKLHVALGDNGYALGAHSSGSIAGAPNPYTYPENLPRTNARGGPGGRPGCWKSITRELWPAPYLVMDTGASVAPYNHFEVGSPLAVEYVWGRQLGDNTINP; encoded by the coding sequence ATGGATCCGCGCCGCGGGCCACCGTATAAAACCGTCGGCCTCGTGACGATCGTGGTCATGGGGCTCGTTGGGTTTGTCTTGTACGCGCAGTTCCGCGGAGACTTCACACCGAAAACGAAGTTGACGATGGTGGTCGCCCGCGCGGGTCTGGTGATGGATCCCGGTTCCAAGGTCACCTACAACGGTGTCGAGATCGGCCGGGTGGCCGGCATTTCCGAGATCACCCGGGCCGGCCAGCCGGCCGCCGAAGTGGTGCTGGACGTGACTCCGAGGTACGTCAACATGATTCCGGCCAATGTGGCGGCCGAAGTGAAGGCGAGCACGGTGTTCGGCAACAAATACGTCGCCTTGAGTTCACCGAAAAACCCTGCACCACAATCGATTACACCGTCGATGGTAATCGATGCGACGACGGTGACGACCGAGTTCAACACGTTGTTCGAGACACTGACATCGATCACCGAGAAGATCGATCCGGTGAAGGTGAACCTGACGTTGTCCGCGACGGCGCAGGCGCTGGCCGGGCTGGGGGAGAAATTCGGCGCCTCACTGCTCAACGGCAACGCGATCCTCGACGACGTGAATCCGCAGCTGCCGCGGCTCCGCTTCGATATTGCGCAGCTGGCGGCGCTGGGCGACACGTACGCCGATGCCACCCCGGACCTGTGGGATGCGCTCGAGCACGCGGTGACGACCGCGCGGACGCTCAACCGGCAGCAGGGCGATCTGGATGCGGCGTTGCTCGCGGCGGCGGGATTGGGCAACAGCGGCGCCGACGTGTTCGGGCGCAGTGGGCCGTACTTTTCGCGAGGGGCCACCGATCTCGTTCCCACCGCCCAGCTGCTGGACGAATACAGCCCCGAAATCTTTTGCACCATCCGCAATTTCAACGAAGTCGCGCCCAAGCTGCACGTCGCGCTCGGCGACAACGGCTATGCGCTGGGGGCGCACTCCTCGGGCTCGATCGCGGGAGCGCCGAATCCGTACACCTACCCCGAGAACCTGCCGCGGACCAACGCCAGGGGTGGCCCCGGCGGGCGGCCAGGCTGCTGGAAATCGATCACCCGCGAACTGTGGCCGGCCCCCTATCTCGTCATGGACACCGGCGCGAGCGTAGCCCCGTACAACCACTTTGAGGTCGGTTCACCACTCGCCGTGGAATACGTGTGGGGCCGCCAGCTGGGCGACAACACCATCAACCCCTGA
- the purL gene encoding phosphoribosylformylglycinamidine synthase subunit PurL, producing MADTVEHAAATPDQPQPFGELGLKDDEYQRIREILGRRPTDTELAMYSVMWSEHCSYKSSKVHLRYFGETTTDEMRAGMLAGIGENAGVVDIGDGWAVTFKVESHNHPSYVEPYQGAATGVGGIVRDIMAMGARPVAVMDQLRFGAADAPDTRRVLDGVVRGIGGYGNSLGLPNIGGETVFDASYAGNPLVNALCVGVLRRQDLHLAFASGTGNKIILFGARTGLDGIGGVSVLASETFGGDEGGGPGRKKLPSVQVGDPFTEKVLIECCLELYAAGLVIGIQDLGGAGLSCATSELASAGDGGMRVELESVPLRAANMTPAEILSSESQERMCAVVAPENVEAFLAVCRKWEVLATVIGEVTDGDRLRITWHGETVVDVPPRTVAHQGPVYERPVARPESQDALNADRSSNLPRPVTGDELRATLLALLGSPHLCSRAFITEQYDRYVRGNTVLAEHADGGVLRIDESTGRGIALSTDASGRYTKLDPYTGAQLALAEAYRNVAATGAVPVAVTNCLNFGSPEDPGVMWQFSQAVRGLADGCVALGIPVTGGNVSFYNQTGTAAILPTPVVGVLGVIDDVDRRIPTALGTDPGESLLLLGDTRDEFDGSIWAQVTGDHLGGLPPAVDLQREKLLAEVLSAASRDGLVTAAHDLSEGGLAQAIVESALAGETGCRIVLPEGSDPFVTLFSESSGRVLVAVPRTEESRFRSMCEARGLPAVRIGVVDQDSDAVEFQGLFTVPLAELRATSEAVLPRFFG from the coding sequence GTGGCCGACACCGTCGAACACGCAGCCGCCACCCCCGACCAGCCGCAGCCCTTCGGCGAATTGGGCCTTAAAGACGACGAGTACCAGCGGATTCGCGAGATTTTGGGCCGCCGGCCCACCGACACCGAGCTGGCGATGTACTCGGTGATGTGGAGCGAGCACTGCTCCTACAAGTCGTCCAAGGTCCATCTGCGGTACTTCGGCGAGACCACGACCGACGAGATGCGCGCGGGCATGCTGGCCGGCATCGGGGAGAACGCGGGCGTGGTCGACATCGGCGACGGGTGGGCCGTCACGTTCAAGGTCGAGTCGCACAACCACCCGTCCTACGTCGAGCCCTACCAGGGCGCGGCGACCGGTGTCGGCGGCATCGTGCGCGACATCATGGCCATGGGCGCGCGGCCCGTCGCGGTGATGGACCAGCTGCGGTTCGGCGCCGCCGACGCGCCCGACACCCGCCGCGTGCTCGACGGCGTGGTCCGCGGTATCGGCGGCTACGGCAACTCGCTGGGCCTGCCCAACATCGGCGGCGAGACCGTGTTCGACGCGTCGTATGCGGGCAACCCGTTGGTGAACGCGCTGTGCGTGGGGGTGTTGCGCAGGCAGGACCTGCACCTGGCGTTCGCGTCGGGAACCGGTAACAAGATCATCCTGTTCGGTGCGCGCACCGGTCTCGACGGCATCGGTGGCGTGTCCGTGCTGGCGTCGGAGACCTTCGGCGGCGACGAGGGCGGCGGGCCCGGCCGCAAGAAGCTGCCCTCGGTTCAGGTCGGTGACCCGTTCACCGAGAAGGTGCTGATCGAGTGCTGCCTGGAGTTGTACGCGGCGGGCCTTGTGATCGGCATCCAGGACCTTGGTGGTGCCGGATTGTCTTGTGCGACTTCCGAACTCGCATCGGCCGGCGACGGTGGCATGCGCGTCGAGCTGGAGAGCGTTCCGTTGCGGGCGGCCAACATGACCCCCGCCGAGATCCTCTCCAGCGAGTCGCAGGAGCGGATGTGCGCGGTGGTCGCCCCGGAGAACGTCGAGGCCTTCCTGGCGGTGTGCCGCAAGTGGGAGGTGCTGGCGACGGTGATCGGTGAGGTCACCGATGGGGACCGGCTGCGCATCACCTGGCACGGCGAGACCGTTGTCGACGTGCCGCCGCGCACCGTGGCGCATCAGGGGCCGGTGTACGAGCGACCGGTCGCGCGCCCGGAATCGCAGGATGCCTTGAACGCCGACCGGTCGAGCAATCTGCCCCGGCCGGTCACCGGTGACGAGTTGCGCGCGACTTTGCTTGCGCTGCTGGGCAGTCCGCACCTGTGCAGCCGGGCGTTCATCACCGAGCAGTACGACCGCTATGTGCGTGGCAACACGGTGCTGGCCGAGCACGCCGACGGCGGGGTGCTGCGCATCGACGAGTCCACCGGCCGCGGCATCGCGCTGTCGACCGACGCCTCGGGCCGCTACACCAAGCTGGATCCCTACACCGGAGCCCAGCTCGCGCTGGCCGAGGCCTACCGCAACGTCGCGGCCACCGGGGCCGTCCCGGTCGCGGTGACCAACTGCCTCAACTTCGGCTCGCCCGAAGACCCCGGGGTGATGTGGCAGTTCTCCCAAGCGGTCCGAGGACTCGCCGATGGCTGTGTCGCCCTGGGGATTCCGGTGACCGGCGGCAACGTGAGCTTCTACAACCAGACCGGAACGGCCGCGATCCTGCCCACTCCGGTGGTGGGCGTGTTGGGTGTGATCGATGACGTCGACCGGCGCATCCCGACCGCCCTGGGCACCGACCCGGGAGAATCCCTGCTGCTGCTGGGCGACACCCGCGACGAGTTCGACGGGTCCATCTGGGCGCAGGTGACCGGCGATCATCTCGGCGGGTTGCCGCCCGCGGTGGACCTGCAGCGCGAGAAGCTGCTGGCCGAGGTGCTCAGCGCGGCATCACGCGACGGGTTGGTGACCGCGGCCCACGACCTGTCCGAGGGCGGCCTCGCCCAAGCCATCGTGGAATCGGCGCTGGCGGGTGAAACAGGTTGCCGCATAGTGCTTCCCGAAGGCAGCGATCCGTTCGTGACGCTGTTCTCCGAGTCGTCGGGCCGGGTGCTGGTCGCGGTGCCGCGCACCGAGGAGAGCCGGTTTCGATCCATGTGCGAGGCGCGCGGACTTCCCGCTGTGCGTATCGGCGTCGTCGACCAGGACTCGGACGCGGTGGAATTTCAAGGCCTGTTCACGGTGCCGCTGGCCGAGTTGCGCGCGACGTCCGAAGCGGTGCTGCCGCGATTCTTTGGCTGA
- a CDS encoding helix-turn-helix domain-containing protein — translation MSHAPVGVLLREWRTRRRVSQLDLSLSVGVSARHLSFIETGRSRPSPEMVLTLAEGLDIPLRERNALLLAAGFAPRYQARPLDDAALSPARDAVQRLLDAHDPYPGVVIDRCWNIVGANAAASALTAGLSEELLGPPTNIYRLCLNPDGLAARTLNFGEWAGYLLHQLQRTIALTGDPALRALGEEVRSYPGVATAAKPWGTPSDGASLLVPFVLDAGGGRRLSMFTTLTTFGTPLDVTLAELAVELFYPADAESARLLRGE, via the coding sequence GTGAGCCACGCGCCGGTCGGTGTCCTGTTGCGCGAATGGCGCACGCGCCGACGGGTCAGCCAGCTCGACCTGTCGCTGAGTGTCGGTGTGTCGGCACGGCATCTGAGCTTCATCGAGACCGGGCGCTCGCGACCGAGTCCGGAGATGGTGCTCACCCTGGCCGAGGGCCTCGACATTCCGTTGCGGGAGCGCAATGCGCTGCTGCTCGCCGCCGGGTTTGCCCCGCGCTACCAGGCGCGTCCGCTCGACGACGCGGCCCTGTCCCCGGCCCGGGACGCGGTGCAGCGCCTGCTCGACGCGCACGACCCTTACCCCGGCGTGGTCATCGACCGGTGCTGGAACATCGTGGGGGCCAACGCCGCCGCGTCCGCGCTCACCGCCGGCCTGTCCGAGGAACTGCTCGGCCCGCCGACCAACATCTACCGGCTGTGCCTGAATCCCGACGGCCTGGCGGCGCGGACCCTGAACTTCGGAGAATGGGCGGGCTACCTGCTGCACCAGTTGCAGCGCACGATCGCACTGACCGGCGACCCGGCACTGCGGGCCCTGGGCGAAGAGGTGCGCTCCTACCCCGGTGTCGCGACGGCCGCGAAACCCTGGGGCACCCCGTCAGACGGCGCGTCGTTGCTGGTTCCGTTCGTGCTCGATGCCGGCGGCGGCCGGCGGCTGTCGATGTTCACCACCCTGACGACGTTCGGCACTCCGCTCGACGTCACACTCGCCGAATTGGCCGTCGAATTGTTCTATCCGGCCGACGCCGAAAGCGCCCGCCTGCTGCGCGGCGAGTAG
- a CDS encoding nuclear transport factor 2 family protein, with translation MTDIASAGPKFSAELFAAFWAAPDLSRGLDILADDIVGYWPGDPEPVRGIDAYTAKLAEILDAAPDLQLEVVDSATVSGAAADEQLVFVHYIGRGTGPDGPFQIRGLDRVRTRDGMVVENVIRYDPPILERG, from the coding sequence ATGACCGACATCGCTTCTGCTGGACCGAAGTTCAGCGCCGAACTGTTCGCGGCGTTCTGGGCGGCTCCCGACCTGTCGCGCGGGCTGGACATCCTGGCCGACGACATCGTCGGCTACTGGCCGGGCGACCCGGAGCCGGTTCGCGGGATCGACGCGTACACGGCGAAGCTGGCCGAAATACTGGATGCCGCACCGGATTTGCAGCTCGAGGTCGTCGACAGCGCGACGGTATCCGGTGCCGCCGCCGATGAGCAGCTGGTGTTCGTGCACTACATCGGGCGGGGCACCGGGCCGGACGGCCCGTTCCAGATCCGGGGCCTGGACCGGGTCCGCACGCGCGACGGGATGGTCGTGGAGAACGTCATCCGCTACGACCCACCCATCCTGGAGCGGGGCTGA
- a CDS encoding sterol carrier family protein: MAARDSADPAKTRQVLMTVADWLRDETRPAPDRATLATAVRLTARTLAALAPGASVEVRVPPFVAVQCLAGPKHTRGTPPNVVEADPRTWLLLATGIVTLADAKAAGSLTLSGARAGEIDHWLPLFDMG, from the coding sequence ATGGCCGCCCGCGATAGTGCCGATCCGGCCAAGACACGTCAGGTCCTAATGACCGTGGCGGACTGGCTGCGCGACGAAACGCGTCCGGCGCCGGATCGCGCCACACTGGCGACGGCGGTTCGGCTCACCGCACGCACGCTGGCCGCGCTGGCACCCGGCGCCAGCGTCGAGGTCCGGGTCCCGCCGTTCGTCGCGGTGCAGTGCCTGGCCGGGCCGAAACACACCCGCGGCACGCCACCCAATGTGGTGGAAGCCGACCCGCGGACATGGTTGCTCCTGGCCACCGGAATCGTGACGCTCGCCGACGCGAAGGCCGCCGGATCGCTGACGTTATCGGGGGCTCGAGCGGGTGAAATTGACCACTGGTTGCCCCTGTTCGATATGGGATGA